From the genome of Streptomyces sp. NBC_01341, one region includes:
- a CDS encoding ABC transporter ATP-binding protein: MTDSPRGHEAPRVPAIEAVGLGRRYRRGWALRDTSFRLPAGRICALVGPNGAGKTTLLSMAAHLIEPTTGTITLSGHHPGTAEARQGTAFLSQQKALYSRFRVHEILRMGRELNPTWHQETAESVVEAGNIPMSARVGTLSGGQSTRVAFALALGKQPRLMLLDEPMADLDPLVRHQMTDLLQQEARRNGSTVVMSSHLVSELESACDYLVLVNSGTVRLAGEVDTLLAQHRRLTTDSVDHARHRKDLEGHTVIATSSADGRITSLVRTGPALSNELGLLPPTLEELVIGYLRTPDAPTLLAPSAQIAGDSEVAA; encoded by the coding sequence ATGACCGATTCCCCCAGGGGCCACGAGGCCCCTCGAGTACCCGCGATCGAGGCCGTCGGCCTCGGAAGGCGCTACCGACGCGGGTGGGCACTGCGCGACACCTCCTTCCGCCTTCCCGCCGGCCGCATCTGCGCACTGGTCGGTCCCAACGGCGCCGGTAAGACCACCCTTCTGTCCATGGCCGCCCATCTGATCGAGCCCACCACCGGCACGATCACGCTGTCCGGACACCATCCGGGCACCGCTGAAGCACGCCAGGGCACCGCCTTCCTCAGCCAGCAGAAGGCCCTCTACTCACGTTTCCGCGTCCACGAGATCCTCCGGATGGGACGAGAGCTCAACCCCACCTGGCACCAGGAGACGGCCGAGTCGGTCGTCGAGGCCGGCAACATTCCCATGAGCGCCCGCGTCGGCACTCTTTCGGGCGGACAGTCCACCCGCGTCGCCTTCGCCCTGGCCCTGGGCAAACAGCCCCGGCTGATGCTCCTGGACGAGCCCATGGCCGACCTGGACCCCCTGGTCCGCCATCAGATGACAGATCTCCTGCAGCAGGAAGCCAGGAGGAACGGCTCGACCGTCGTGATGTCCTCGCACCTGGTCTCCGAGCTGGAGAGCGCCTGCGACTACCTCGTGCTGGTCAACAGCGGCACCGTGCGCCTCGCCGGCGAGGTGGACACCCTCCTCGCCCAGCACCGCCGGCTCACCACGGACTCCGTTGATCACGCGCGCCACCGGAAGGATCTCGAAGGGCACACGGTGATCGCGACGTCCAGCGCGGACGGCCGGATCACCTCACTCGTCCGAACCGGTCCGGCACTGTCGAATGAGCTCGGCCTTCTCCCTCCCACGCTCGAGGAACTCGTGATCGGCTACCTCCGCACGCCCGACGCACCGACACTGCTCGCTCCGAGCGCGCAGATCGCCGGCGACAGCGAGGTAGCGGCATGA
- a CDS encoding flavin-containing monooxygenase, whose amino-acid sequence MRSPSEPVTGQSDPHTVVDVVIVGAGFSGLGVAAMLDRAGFASFVILEAADDLGGAWRDNTYPGCGCDIPSPLYSYSFDQKADWSRLFARQPEILGYLRDVAHRRRLVGRARFGRRVDSARWIGAEARWEVMTSAGETYRARFLVSAVGPLHHPAYPDLPGIDSFDGPAFHSAAWRHDVDLRGKRVAVIGAGASAIQFVPAIVDEVAALTVFQRTPPWIVPKADRPFDRRHRLLARWFPPYRWWVRERLFRIHEERAAGFVSDRRAMAKTEALARRLIERQVPDPDMRTAVTPDYAVGCKRLLVSNDWYPALARPHVQVRRGGVGEVRPGGVVGDDGVEVAADVLVYGTGFDSQNTVRIDITGRGGVTLAEAWEDGNQAYLGTTVAGFPNMFLMVGPNTGLGHNSQIFMIESQARYVVSLLRRLRRRRADSLEVRPDVQGAFNEWMDGRMAGTVWQSGGCRSWYQDPRSGRNTVLWPGTALAFRRRTRRIRMTDYRVERRGSGDARGGRSR is encoded by the coding sequence ATGCGCTCCCCCTCTGAACCGGTCACCGGGCAATCCGACCCCCACACCGTCGTCGACGTCGTGATCGTGGGCGCGGGGTTCAGCGGGCTGGGCGTCGCAGCCATGCTCGACAGGGCGGGTTTCGCGTCGTTCGTGATCCTCGAGGCCGCCGACGACCTCGGCGGCGCCTGGCGCGACAACACGTATCCGGGGTGCGGTTGTGACATCCCGTCCCCGCTGTACTCGTACTCCTTCGATCAGAAGGCTGACTGGAGCAGGCTTTTCGCCAGGCAGCCGGAGATCCTGGGCTATCTGCGTGATGTCGCCCACCGGCGACGGCTCGTCGGCCGGGCCCGCTTCGGCCGGCGGGTCGACAGCGCCCGGTGGATCGGGGCAGAGGCCCGCTGGGAGGTGATGACTTCAGCCGGCGAGACGTATCGCGCGCGGTTCCTCGTCTCCGCGGTGGGTCCGCTGCATCATCCCGCCTACCCGGATCTGCCCGGGATCGATTCGTTCGACGGGCCGGCCTTCCACTCCGCGGCCTGGCGGCACGACGTCGACCTGCGCGGCAAGCGGGTGGCGGTCATCGGCGCAGGCGCCAGCGCGATCCAGTTCGTTCCGGCGATCGTGGACGAAGTCGCGGCGCTCACCGTCTTCCAGCGCACTCCGCCGTGGATAGTCCCCAAGGCCGACCGCCCTTTCGACAGGCGCCACCGTCTGCTCGCCCGGTGGTTCCCTCCCTACCGCTGGTGGGTACGTGAGCGGCTGTTCCGGATCCACGAGGAGCGGGCTGCCGGGTTCGTGAGCGACCGCAGGGCCATGGCGAAGACCGAGGCGCTGGCGCGCAGGCTGATCGAGAGGCAGGTACCCGACCCGGACATGCGCACGGCGGTCACTCCTGACTACGCCGTCGGCTGCAAACGGCTCCTCGTCTCGAACGACTGGTATCCCGCTCTGGCCAGACCCCATGTCCAGGTGCGGCGCGGCGGGGTCGGTGAGGTGCGGCCGGGTGGCGTCGTCGGTGACGACGGAGTCGAGGTCGCGGCCGACGTCCTCGTCTACGGAACCGGATTCGACTCCCAGAACACCGTACGCATCGACATCACGGGACGAGGCGGTGTGACACTCGCCGAAGCCTGGGAGGACGGCAATCAGGCCTACCTCGGGACCACCGTCGCCGGATTCCCCAACATGTTCCTTATGGTCGGGCCGAACACCGGACTCGGGCACAACTCGCAGATCTTCATGATCGAGTCGCAGGCCCGCTACGTCGTCTCCCTCCTGCGCCGGTTGCGCCGCCGCCGTGCGGACTCGCTCGAGGTGCGTCCGGATGTCCAGGGCGCCTTCAACGAGTGGATGGACGGGCGCATGGCCGGCACCGTCTGGCAGTCCGGCGGTTGCCGCAGTTGGTACCAGGATCCGCGTTCGGGCCGTAACACCGTCCTGTGGCCCGGCACCGCGCTGGCCTTCCGGCGCCGCACCCGGCGCATCAGGATGACGGACTACCGGGTGGAGCGAAGGGGAAGTGGCGACGCGCGCGGCGGCAGGAGTCGGTGA
- a CDS encoding ABC transporter permease, producing MSAGAPLTRVRPARRLRLSGLTWLIWRQNRTAFWIGLAAAAALTVYAVIQHQSVAAAAGAQHLRACRAHAGSVDCVRDLVAFQHDHQNPIRRPLQAMLLLPFLFGLFLGGPQIAQELESGTYRTVATQSVTRMRWFMAKLCVPLAMVVVISGVMAAAMTWWWHPIVETAGYQQWQYWYPFYGIGPVVVGLSVLLYLVGMTLGLLLRRTVLAMGATLALGGGLFAMIEWARPYLPPRHTATAQHTSTPPVPDDAWLVADGPLSPTGRHVPEAWDCFTAKDPGPCLSSHGISGRWADYHPVSDLWPLQWSTTGICLVLSVVLIAVSAWWVGNGFSSSFRKASAGRP from the coding sequence ATGAGCGCCGGTGCCCCGCTGACACGAGTCCGGCCCGCCCGCCGCCTGCGGCTGAGCGGACTGACCTGGCTGATCTGGCGACAGAACCGCACAGCCTTCTGGATCGGCCTGGCAGCCGCGGCCGCACTCACGGTCTACGCCGTCATCCAGCACCAGAGTGTGGCTGCGGCGGCCGGCGCGCAGCACCTGCGGGCCTGCCGCGCCCACGCGGGCTCCGTCGATTGCGTACGAGACCTGGTGGCGTTCCAGCACGACCACCAGAACCCGATCCGGCGCCCTCTGCAGGCCATGCTCCTGCTTCCCTTCCTGTTCGGTCTGTTCCTCGGTGGCCCACAGATCGCGCAGGAGCTGGAGTCCGGCACGTACCGCACGGTCGCCACCCAGTCCGTCACCCGCATGCGCTGGTTCATGGCGAAGCTCTGTGTGCCCCTCGCCATGGTCGTGGTCATCAGCGGCGTGATGGCAGCCGCGATGACCTGGTGGTGGCACCCGATCGTCGAAACGGCCGGGTACCAGCAGTGGCAGTACTGGTACCCCTTCTACGGGATCGGGCCCGTCGTCGTCGGCCTGAGTGTCCTGCTCTACCTGGTAGGAATGACCTTGGGTCTCCTCCTGCGCCGCACCGTCCTCGCCATGGGTGCCACACTCGCCCTCGGCGGCGGGCTCTTCGCGATGATCGAGTGGGCCCGTCCCTATCTCCCGCCGCGCCACACGGCCACTGCCCAGCACACCTCCACGCCCCCGGTCCCCGACGACGCGTGGCTCGTGGCGGACGGTCCGCTGTCACCGACCGGCCGGCACGTACCCGAAGCCTGGGACTGCTTCACCGCCAAGGACCCCGGGCCGTGCCTCAGCTCACACGGCATCTCGGGACGCTGGGCCGATTACCACCCCGTCTCGGACCTCTGGCCTCTGCAGTGGTCGACGACGGGCATCTGCCTGGTGCTGTCGGTCGTCCTCATCGCCGTCTCGGCCTGGTGGGTCGGCAACGGGTTCAGCAGCAGCTTCCGCAAGGCCTCTGCGGGTCGTCCTTGA
- a CDS encoding DoxX family protein has product MYIAAVVLSILLALATLAAGAPKAQLKGDVPDGLIQKGLSATMVRLIGLAEVAAGIGLVVGIWWQPLGIAAAAGLAVVFLGAISFHTKWGDYRDSAARNAAMAPVIFLVLAVASAITLAASL; this is encoded by the coding sequence ATGTACATTGCAGCCGTTGTCCTCAGCATCCTGCTGGCCCTCGCAACTCTCGCCGCCGGCGCCCCCAAGGCGCAGCTCAAGGGTGATGTGCCTGACGGTCTGATCCAGAAGGGCCTCAGCGCCACCATGGTCCGCCTGATAGGCCTGGCCGAAGTGGCCGCGGGTATCGGCCTCGTCGTCGGCATCTGGTGGCAGCCGCTGGGTATCGCGGCTGCGGCCGGCCTGGCCGTCGTGTTCCTCGGGGCGATCAGCTTCCACACGAAGTGGGGCGACTACCGGGACAGCGCCGCCCGCAACGCAGCTATGGCCCCGGTCATCTTCCTTGTTCTTGCGGTAGCCTCCGCCATCACCCTGGCCGCTTCTTTGTGA
- a CDS encoding alpha/beta fold hydrolase: MKEQRISIDGQRVSYTASEGTGRTVVLVHGNSSSSRVWRHLLNGPFGERYRCLAPDLPGHGGSAHFGRADDYSLRSYASVLAGFVRELQAEDAVMVGWSLGGHIALEAASVLPEAAGFVLFGTPPVGSPADVGRAFLPNPAMGVGFSPEVDAEAALSYARSFLAPGSKLPTEELVADVLATDGAARAGLLASLQAGAFADERAVVEHLTQPLAVLHGEGEQLVSSEYLNGISMPTLWRGAVQILPGVGHAPHLEAPEDFAHILTRFITDLG; this comes from the coding sequence GTGAAGGAACAGCGGATCAGCATCGACGGGCAGCGCGTCAGCTACACCGCCTCGGAAGGAACCGGGCGGACGGTCGTCCTGGTGCACGGGAACTCCTCCTCCAGCCGTGTCTGGCGGCACCTGCTCAACGGCCCCTTCGGTGAGCGGTACCGCTGCCTCGCACCGGACCTGCCCGGCCACGGCGGGTCAGCACACTTCGGGCGGGCCGACGACTACTCACTGCGGTCCTACGCTTCCGTTCTCGCCGGCTTCGTCAGGGAACTGCAGGCTGAGGACGCGGTGATGGTCGGCTGGAGCCTGGGAGGACACATAGCCCTTGAAGCAGCCTCCGTACTGCCCGAGGCCGCAGGGTTCGTCCTCTTCGGTACCCCGCCCGTCGGCAGCCCGGCCGATGTCGGCCGGGCCTTCCTGCCGAACCCCGCCATGGGCGTCGGATTCTCCCCGGAAGTGGACGCCGAAGCAGCTTTGTCCTACGCCAGGAGTTTCCTGGCCCCTGGATCGAAGCTGCCGACCGAAGAGCTCGTCGCGGACGTGCTCGCCACCGACGGGGCGGCTCGCGCCGGCCTCCTGGCGAGTCTCCAGGCTGGGGCCTTCGCCGACGAGAGGGCTGTCGTGGAACACCTGACGCAGCCCCTTGCGGTGCTGCACGGTGAGGGCGAACAGCTGGTCAGTTCGGAGTACCTGAACGGAATCAGCATGCCGACGCTCTGGCGCGGTGCCGTGCAAATCCTGCCGGGCGTCGGACACGCTCCTCATCTGGAGGCCCCGGAGGACTTCGCGCACATTCTCACCCGGTTCATCACCGACCTGGGCTGA
- a CDS encoding FAD-dependent oxidoreductase has product MAESPVAVFDRLVRQDVPESTPVLFDTACVLGGSIAGLLAARVLADYAREVLVIERDEVDVTGQPRAGVPHDQQAHALMPGGLALMEGWLPGITDEMRDDGGVLLTPDAMDFYVDGVEQLRTGDTHMLLSSRPFLESALRRRVLDLPNVSTITAQVTGLVYQDDAVSAVRYLEVDGEDILPVDFVVDAMGRSSNLSDWLDEAGYSRPHQQRMETGIHYTTAVFGGAGTGADRRFTTLQYPQFAGPGGLAAGLVVPVENDQRMVCLLVYGGNKPPGSMEEFRALCDRLPASFSRAADGVVVRDVMRFRQATSRRRDFVGLAHFPARIVSVGDAAVSLNAKYAQGVSSAALHAACLSDYLASDPDLALPGQRFFASQKVATDAAWGLSASADAVRTDILQGVERSEELQRQRSAMEQLMQAARTDATIAEACQAVRFMFAHPDTLADPALIERAVAVNQRAGRL; this is encoded by the coding sequence GTGGCTGAATCGCCCGTCGCCGTGTTCGACAGACTTGTCCGGCAGGACGTGCCGGAGTCCACGCCGGTCCTGTTCGACACGGCCTGTGTGCTCGGCGGCAGCATTGCCGGCCTCCTGGCCGCCCGTGTGCTCGCCGACTACGCCCGTGAGGTGCTGGTCATCGAGCGCGACGAGGTGGACGTGACCGGGCAGCCACGGGCCGGTGTACCGCACGATCAGCAGGCCCACGCTCTGATGCCTGGCGGGCTCGCACTGATGGAAGGCTGGCTGCCCGGCATCACGGACGAGATGCGTGATGACGGTGGAGTCCTGCTCACGCCGGACGCGATGGACTTTTACGTCGACGGCGTGGAGCAGTTGCGCACCGGCGACACGCACATGCTTCTGTCCAGCCGCCCCTTCCTCGAATCGGCGTTGCGCCGCCGCGTACTCGACCTGCCCAACGTCTCGACCATCACGGCGCAGGTGACGGGCCTCGTGTACCAGGACGACGCGGTGAGTGCCGTCCGGTACCTGGAGGTGGACGGCGAGGACATCCTGCCCGTCGACTTCGTCGTGGACGCGATGGGTCGTTCCAGTAACCTTTCGGACTGGCTGGACGAGGCGGGCTACAGCCGGCCTCACCAGCAGCGCATGGAGACCGGCATCCACTACACGACCGCCGTGTTCGGCGGAGCCGGCACAGGCGCAGACCGGCGGTTCACGACACTCCAGTACCCGCAGTTCGCAGGTCCGGGTGGATTGGCCGCGGGCCTGGTCGTTCCGGTCGAGAACGACCAGCGAATGGTTTGCCTGCTCGTCTACGGAGGCAACAAGCCTCCCGGGTCGATGGAGGAATTCCGTGCGCTCTGTGACAGGCTTCCGGCGTCCTTCAGCAGGGCTGCCGACGGTGTCGTCGTCCGCGATGTGATGAGATTCCGTCAGGCCACCAGCAGGCGCCGCGACTTCGTCGGGCTCGCGCACTTCCCGGCCCGCATCGTGAGCGTCGGGGACGCGGCGGTGTCCCTCAACGCGAAGTACGCCCAAGGTGTGTCCTCAGCCGCTCTGCACGCGGCCTGTCTGTCCGACTACCTCGCCAGTGACCCCGATCTCGCCCTTCCCGGACAGCGCTTCTTCGCTTCGCAGAAGGTCGCGACGGACGCTGCATGGGGACTCTCCGCGAGCGCGGACGCCGTGCGGACGGACATCCTCCAGGGAGTCGAGAGGAGTGAAGAACTTCAACGGCAGCGGTCCGCGATGGAGCAGCTCATGCAGGCTGCCCGGACCGACGCGACGATTGCCGAGGCGTGCCAGGCGGTTCGGTTCATGTTCGCCCACCCCGACACCCTGGCCGACCCGGCGCTGATCGAGCGGGCCGTTGCCGTGAACCAGCGGGCGGGCAGGCTGTGA